In a genomic window of Dyadobacter fermentans DSM 18053:
- a CDS encoding SusC/RagA family TonB-linked outer membrane protein: MKQHYLHLGSRLICCVLLFLISLTAFSQDMTITGKVMDEQSGSSLPGASVTLKGSTSIGVTTDADGRYSIKVPATAQILVFSFIGYTAKDVAIGNRTVIDVSMASDVSALEEVIVTGYGSQSRRDITGSVTTVNAKDLQSVPATTFAQQLQGRASGLNIVNDATPGGNATVRIRGFGTIGNNDPLFIIDGVPTENQGNLNPNDIETIQILKDASSASIYGSRAANGVVIITTKRGKIGKPVISFNAYYGTQKAYKEVEALNAEELGRYLYLADKYAGKTPSHGQYTFGPNGEVTVPDYVFPSKGKEGTPDVDPAKYSLVPGNIYAITKAADTNWWRELTTSAPIQNYQLSATGGTENSRYALSVGYFSQDGVVKFIGYDRYTVRANTEFSTANKRFRVGENLAVSFDNRKGGFGNNQEQNAVSGSYKHHPLLPIYDIKGNFAGSRGANLGNNSNPYATLFREQDNRTYRLRAFGNVYGEFDIIPNLTVKTSLGIDGVSQRGRYIGRANPEYVEGSFNNGSTSTDYYSYQWVWTNTLSYSHNFGTNHKVDAYVGVEAIREFAEEFGASRQGYAFEIPSIINYLNLGDATKATNFGGVNRDYSLYSQFGKVNYAYADKYLFQFILRNDASSRFQQASRSAVFPAFSLGWRLSDENFMKSVGFITDMKLRYGWGKTGNQKIGDYNAYTTYRANIFNAGYPIDGSASQPTIGYDAASFGNPNAKWETTTSNNLGLDATFLNDALTLELDFWNRKTTDMLFSTPITYTAGDANAPSFNVGQMTNKGIDLGLSYRNTALKGELRYGASFNYSMYRNTVDKLDESDNTKYFGAGSRVPAVTLTQAGLPISSYYGYKVLGIFQSDEEAKAWAPYGSYNKAGKFKIADINGDNKITDDDRTVIGNPHPDFVYGVNVNLGYKAFDLTVFGNGVVGNEIFSYLRYFTDFNTFQGNRAKRALYDAWQPDHKEGTVPIMDADDQISSRPSSYFVEKGTYFRLKNVQLTYSLPKNIAAKIGFSNAQIYVQGQNMFTVSNYSGLNPEIQTGEDRTLGFDGGYMPVSRTFLVGLNVSF, from the coding sequence ATGAAACAACACTACCTTCACCTGGGAAGCAGGCTGATTTGCTGCGTGCTGCTTTTCCTCATCTCTCTGACGGCTTTTTCGCAGGATATGACCATTACCGGAAAGGTGATGGATGAACAATCCGGTTCAAGCTTGCCAGGAGCTTCCGTCACACTAAAAGGCTCGACTTCGATTGGCGTCACCACCGATGCAGATGGCCGGTATTCCATTAAAGTGCCTGCCACTGCGCAGATTCTCGTGTTTTCGTTTATTGGTTACACCGCCAAAGATGTGGCGATTGGCAATCGGACCGTGATCGACGTTTCGATGGCCAGCGACGTTAGCGCGCTGGAAGAAGTGATTGTGACCGGTTACGGCTCACAATCGCGGCGTGACATTACGGGTTCGGTTACGACTGTTAATGCCAAGGACCTTCAATCGGTGCCGGCCACTACTTTTGCCCAGCAGTTGCAGGGCCGGGCTTCGGGTTTGAACATCGTGAACGACGCAACGCCCGGCGGTAATGCAACGGTGCGTATACGGGGATTCGGTACGATCGGTAACAACGACCCGCTGTTCATCATCGATGGCGTGCCGACTGAAAACCAGGGTAACCTTAATCCCAACGACATCGAGACGATCCAGATCCTGAAAGATGCGTCGTCGGCGTCCATTTACGGTTCGCGCGCGGCGAATGGGGTCGTTATCATTACGACCAAACGCGGTAAAATCGGCAAGCCGGTGATCTCTTTCAACGCTTATTATGGAACACAAAAGGCGTACAAAGAAGTAGAAGCCCTGAATGCCGAGGAACTGGGCCGCTATTTGTACCTGGCCGACAAATATGCAGGCAAAACACCGTCGCATGGGCAATACACATTTGGCCCGAACGGCGAGGTTACAGTGCCCGATTACGTGTTTCCCAGCAAGGGTAAGGAAGGTACGCCGGATGTAGATCCCGCCAAATACTCGCTTGTGCCAGGTAACATTTACGCCATCACCAAAGCCGCCGATACCAACTGGTGGCGGGAGCTGACCACCTCGGCGCCTATTCAGAATTACCAGCTTTCGGCCACCGGTGGTACGGAAAACAGCCGATATGCATTGTCGGTCGGCTATTTCAGTCAGGATGGCGTGGTTAAATTCATCGGTTACGACCGTTACACTGTCCGCGCCAACACCGAGTTTTCGACTGCCAACAAGCGATTCCGGGTAGGAGAGAACCTGGCGGTGTCGTTCGATAACAGGAAGGGGGGGTTTGGAAATAACCAGGAACAAAATGCGGTTTCAGGTAGCTACAAGCACCATCCGCTGCTTCCGATTTATGACATTAAAGGTAACTTCGCCGGTTCGCGCGGAGCCAACCTGGGTAACAACTCCAATCCTTATGCGACGTTGTTCCGCGAGCAGGATAACCGCACTTACCGCCTGCGTGCATTCGGTAATGTGTACGGAGAGTTCGATATTATTCCCAATCTGACGGTTAAAACCAGTTTGGGTATTGACGGTGTGAGCCAGCGGGGCCGGTACATTGGCCGCGCTAACCCCGAATATGTAGAGGGGAGCTTCAACAATGGGTCCACTTCGACGGATTATTATTCTTATCAATGGGTTTGGACCAACACGCTGAGCTATTCGCACAATTTTGGGACGAACCACAAAGTGGATGCTTATGTAGGCGTGGAGGCTATCCGTGAGTTTGCGGAGGAATTCGGGGCCAGCCGCCAGGGATATGCCTTTGAAATACCTTCCATTATTAATTATCTCAACCTCGGCGATGCTACGAAAGCGACCAATTTTGGTGGTGTGAACCGCGATTACAGCCTCTATTCGCAATTCGGGAAAGTGAACTATGCTTACGCGGACAAATATCTTTTCCAATTTATCCTGCGGAACGACGCGTCCTCCCGTTTTCAGCAAGCATCCAGAAGTGCGGTATTTCCGGCATTTAGCCTCGGTTGGCGTTTGTCCGATGAAAACTTCATGAAGTCGGTGGGCTTCATTACGGACATGAAACTGCGCTACGGCTGGGGTAAAACAGGCAACCAGAAAATCGGGGACTACAATGCCTATACCACATACCGGGCCAATATCTTCAACGCCGGTTATCCGATCGACGGATCGGCCAGTCAACCGACGATCGGCTACGACGCCGCATCATTCGGTAACCCGAATGCGAAATGGGAAACCACCACTTCTAACAACCTCGGCCTGGACGCGACCTTCCTGAACGACGCATTGACCCTCGAACTGGACTTCTGGAACCGGAAAACGACCGATATGCTCTTTTCGACGCCGATCACCTACACCGCCGGAGATGCCAATGCGCCTTCGTTCAACGTAGGGCAGATGACCAACAAGGGGATCGACCTCGGATTGTCGTACCGCAACACGGCTTTGAAAGGTGAGCTGCGTTATGGCGCTTCGTTCAATTACTCGATGTACCGCAATACCGTGGACAAGCTCGATGAAAGCGATAATACCAAATATTTTGGAGCCGGCTCGCGCGTGCCGGCCGTGACGCTCACACAGGCAGGACTGCCGATTTCGTCGTACTACGGTTATAAAGTGCTCGGTATTTTCCAGTCCGACGAGGAGGCCAAAGCCTGGGCGCCTTATGGCTCGTACAACAAAGCGGGCAAATTCAAAATCGCCGACATTAACGGAGATAACAAAATTACCGACGACGACCGTACGGTAATCGGTAATCCACACCCCGATTTTGTATATGGTGTGAATGTGAATTTGGGATACAAAGCTTTTGACCTGACCGTGTTCGGTAATGGTGTGGTAGGTAACGAAATATTCAGCTATCTGCGTTATTTCACGGATTTCAACACTTTCCAGGGTAACCGTGCGAAACGTGCCTTGTATGACGCCTGGCAGCCGGACCATAAGGAAGGTACCGTGCCCATTATGGATGCCGACGATCAGATCAGCAGCCGCCCTTCCAGCTATTTTGTTGAAAAAGGCACCTACTTCCGTCTGAAAAACGTGCAGCTAACTTACTCTTTGCCCAAAAACATCGCCGCCAAGATCGGTTTCAGCAATGCACAGATATACGTGCAGGGACAGAACATGTTCACCGTCAGCAACTATTCAGGTTTGAACCCCGAAATCCAGACGGGTGAAGACCGGACACTCGGTTTCGACGGCGGCTACATGCCCGTGTCGAGGACATTCCTGGTCGGCCTGAATGTATCATTCTGA
- a CDS encoding RagB/SusD family nutrient uptake outer membrane protein yields MDTKIFKYMLSVGLAIGIVSACKDEFLSRDPQGQYSPTALKTPAGVEGLLVGAYAMIDGQGLDGQDSWNNDIQSWVFGGLASDDSYKGTDAGDQPEQSFIEKWDFQPTNNHIRNKWRGLFKGVARTNDVINTMAEVPAISDARRKQITAEARFLRGLFHFEAKKMWKTIPYIDETIYKLDDLESTKIPNDKDVWPMIEADFKAASEGLPEVQSQVGRPTKWAALAFLAKAYMYQGWNISTGAANVAVLQKAKPILEQIIASGKFTLAPKFEDNFLIATRNNAESIFEIQYAVSSASGDAADAGVGLAHPYIDPWGCCGFYQPSQNLVNAFKTGANGLPLLDTFNDSDVKNDQGLKYSDPFEPYTGTLDPRLDQTVGRRGILFKDFKIHGSDFIRDQTYAGPYSPKKHISEKAGFGINGWGNLSSNNYRIMRYGMILLWLAECEVELGNLENARKLVNQIRTRAANPAGFVKKAVQGAKSRDDYAVMNEPAANYVIKTYDQPWTDAATARKAVRFESRLEFAMEGHRFFDLQRWGIAAETLNAYVAVESNKRVYKKGAVFTKGKNEFFPIPQEAIDRSYKGGAATLVQDPAYK; encoded by the coding sequence ATGGATACCAAAATCTTTAAATACATGCTTTCGGTGGGGCTGGCGATCGGGATTGTGTCTGCTTGTAAGGACGAATTCCTGAGCCGCGATCCACAAGGCCAATATAGCCCGACAGCCCTCAAAACGCCTGCCGGGGTGGAAGGTTTGCTCGTGGGCGCCTACGCGATGATCGACGGACAGGGCCTGGACGGCCAGGATTCGTGGAATAACGACATTCAGAGCTGGGTCTTCGGCGGGCTTGCTTCCGATGACTCCTACAAAGGCACCGACGCCGGTGACCAGCCCGAGCAGTCGTTCATTGAAAAATGGGACTTCCAACCTACCAATAACCACATCCGGAACAAATGGCGCGGGCTGTTCAAAGGCGTGGCGCGCACGAACGACGTCATAAATACAATGGCCGAAGTACCGGCGATCAGCGACGCACGCAGAAAGCAGATCACTGCCGAGGCGCGGTTCCTGCGCGGGCTTTTCCATTTCGAAGCCAAGAAAATGTGGAAAACGATTCCGTACATCGACGAAACGATTTACAAACTCGATGATCTGGAAAGTACCAAGATCCCGAACGACAAAGATGTGTGGCCGATGATCGAAGCGGACTTTAAAGCAGCATCGGAAGGGCTTCCGGAAGTGCAGTCGCAGGTCGGTAGGCCTACCAAATGGGCTGCTCTTGCGTTTCTGGCGAAGGCATACATGTATCAGGGCTGGAATATCTCGACCGGTGCGGCCAATGTGGCGGTATTGCAGAAAGCAAAGCCGATTCTGGAACAAATCATCGCTTCCGGCAAGTTTACCCTGGCGCCTAAGTTTGAGGACAACTTCCTGATCGCGACGCGAAACAATGCGGAATCGATTTTTGAAATTCAATATGCAGTTTCCAGCGCATCCGGCGATGCGGCCGATGCAGGCGTAGGTCTGGCGCACCCTTACATTGACCCGTGGGGATGCTGCGGATTTTATCAGCCCTCGCAAAACCTCGTGAATGCATTCAAAACCGGCGCAAATGGCTTGCCGTTGCTGGATACGTTTAATGACAGCGATGTGAAAAACGACCAGGGCCTGAAATACTCCGATCCTTTCGAACCCTACACAGGCACGCTCGACCCTCGTCTGGACCAGACCGTCGGCCGCCGCGGCATTCTGTTTAAAGATTTCAAAATCCACGGAAGCGACTTCATTCGCGACCAAACGTATGCAGGCCCCTATTCGCCCAAAAAGCACATTTCTGAAAAAGCGGGCTTCGGGATCAATGGCTGGGGTAACCTTTCGAGCAACAATTACCGCATCATGCGCTACGGCATGATCCTGCTGTGGCTGGCCGAATGCGAGGTGGAGCTTGGTAATCTGGAAAATGCGCGAAAACTCGTAAACCAGATCCGTACCCGGGCTGCTAACCCCGCCGGTTTTGTGAAAAAAGCTGTTCAGGGGGCCAAATCACGCGACGATTATGCCGTGATGAATGAGCCCGCCGCCAATTATGTGATCAAAACCTACGACCAGCCCTGGACAGACGCCGCCACGGCACGGAAAGCCGTGCGTTTCGAAAGCCGTCTGGAATTTGCGATGGAAGGCCACCGCTTCTTCGACCTGCAACGCTGGGGCATTGCGGCTGAAACGCTGAATGCCTACGTGGCCGTAGAGTCCAACAAGCGGGTTTATAAAAAAGGCGCTGTGTTCACCAAAGGCAAAAACGAATTCTTCCCGATCCCGCAGGAGGCGATCGACCGGTCGTACAAAGGAGGTGCGGCTACGCTCGTTCAGGACCCTGCTTATAAATGA
- a CDS encoding Hsp20/alpha crystallin family protein gives MCDNRFGRRGFGIRHDFYHRPFGQQRDFRVPVNIVKNDDSYEMFVFAPDRNKEDFKINVQGLELTVSYELKDKLNDKRNWLRQEFSKSAFQRTFMIDNTVDTENIRAEYTNGILQLTLPIIPGSERASQEISVH, from the coding sequence ATGTGTGACAACAGATTTGGACGTCGCGGCTTCGGAATACGCCACGACTTTTATCACAGACCTTTCGGACAGCAGCGCGATTTCCGCGTACCAGTTAACATCGTCAAAAACGACGACAGCTACGAAATGTTCGTTTTCGCGCCCGACCGCAATAAGGAAGATTTCAAAATCAATGTTCAGGGACTCGAACTCACGGTTTCTTATGAACTAAAAGACAAGCTGAACGACAAGCGCAACTGGCTCAGGCAGGAGTTCAGCAAAAGCGCCTTCCAGCGGACGTTTATGATCGACAATACGGTGGATACCGAAAACATCCGCGCGGAATACACCAATGGCATCCTGCAACTCACGCTGCCGATCATTCCCGGCTCCGAGCGGGCTTCGCAGGAGATTAGCGTCCATTAG
- a CDS encoding RNA polymerase sigma factor, translated as MSQKKPNIIQTVASYGKQLLGFIRQRVNTDEDAEDILQDVWFQLSTVPEIEAIEQMSSWLYRVARNRIIDKYRKQKPESLEDFGYEDEDGEFHFKDILLADDHTPETAYLKDLFWEQLSIALDELPENQRQVFIWNELEDQTFQQIADRTGENIKTLISRKRYAVRHLRERLESVYREFVKY; from the coding sequence TTGTCGCAGAAAAAGCCAAATATCATCCAAACCGTCGCGTCCTATGGCAAGCAATTGCTGGGATTTATCCGGCAGCGTGTGAATACCGATGAGGATGCGGAGGATATTTTGCAGGATGTATGGTTCCAGCTCAGCACCGTGCCGGAGATCGAGGCGATCGAGCAGATGAGCAGCTGGCTCTACCGCGTGGCCCGGAACCGCATTATCGATAAATACCGGAAACAGAAACCGGAGTCGCTCGAAGATTTTGGTTATGAAGACGAAGACGGCGAGTTTCATTTCAAAGACATCCTGCTCGCCGACGACCATACACCCGAAACAGCCTATCTCAAAGACCTTTTCTGGGAGCAACTGAGCATTGCCCTCGACGAGCTGCCCGAAAATCAGCGGCAGGTTTTTATCTGGAATGAACTCGAAGACCAGACATTCCAGCAGATTGCCGACCGGACCGGAGAGAATATTAAAACCTTGATTTCCCGCAAACGCTACGCCGTCCGCCACCTGCGCGAACGGCTCGAAAGCGTGTACCGGGAGTTTGTAAAATATTAA
- a CDS encoding Gfo/Idh/MocA family oxidoreductase codes for MPSKILNVGLIGFGLSGRYFHSPFLSTNPNFKIKTVVERSKNEAQEFDPSIGNARSVEELLSDEEIDLVFICTPNDTHFEYAMDALQNGKHVVIEKPFSATEEEARELVKVAGEKGLILTAYQNRRWDSDFLTIQKLLGEGKLGDIIEYECRYDRYREAVAGSWKERAVPVGGNVYNLGPHLIDQALVLFGEPETVTADIRIVRPNSEIDDYFDIRLGYPDKSVIVKSSLMVYENKLRYVLHGTKGSFIKGGLDPQEETLRQNVLPTEKPWGVEPEDRWGTLYSEAFTGIVESEAGDYMPFYQNVYDAIVNGAELAVKPEEVLRTCRVIDLAFQSSNEKKVLAY; via the coding sequence ATGCCTTCAAAAATTCTCAATGTCGGTTTAATCGGTTTCGGTTTGTCGGGGCGGTATTTTCATTCGCCGTTTCTGAGTACCAACCCGAATTTCAAGATCAAAACGGTGGTCGAAAGGTCCAAAAACGAGGCGCAGGAATTTGATCCGTCGATCGGCAATGCGCGGTCGGTGGAAGAGCTGCTCAGCGACGAGGAGATCGACCTGGTTTTCATTTGCACACCCAACGATACCCATTTCGAATACGCGATGGACGCGCTCCAGAACGGCAAGCATGTGGTGATCGAAAAGCCGTTTTCCGCTACCGAAGAGGAAGCCCGTGAGCTTGTAAAAGTGGCCGGAGAAAAAGGGCTGATCCTTACCGCCTACCAAAACCGCCGCTGGGATTCCGACTTTCTCACCATTCAAAAACTACTTGGTGAAGGTAAACTCGGCGATATTATCGAATACGAATGCCGCTACGACCGCTACCGCGAAGCCGTGGCCGGCTCATGGAAAGAGCGCGCCGTGCCCGTGGGCGGCAATGTGTACAACCTCGGCCCGCACCTGATCGACCAGGCGCTGGTACTGTTCGGCGAGCCAGAAACCGTCACAGCCGATATCCGGATTGTACGCCCGAACAGCGAAATCGACGATTATTTCGATATCCGCCTGGGCTATCCCGACAAGTCGGTGATCGTGAAGTCGAGCCTGATGGTATACGAAAACAAGCTGCGTTACGTCCTGCACGGTACCAAAGGGTCGTTTATCAAAGGCGGCCTCGATCCGCAGGAGGAGACATTGCGCCAAAACGTGCTGCCTACCGAAAAACCGTGGGGCGTGGAGCCGGAAGATCGCTGGGGCACGTTGTACAGCGAGGCGTTCACAGGCATTGTGGAGAGCGAAGCGGGCGATTACATGCCATTTTACCAGAATGTTTACGACGCGATCGTAAACGGTGCCGAGCTGGCTGTGAAGCCGGAAGAGGTGCTGCGCACTTGCCGGGTGATTGACCTGGCATTCCAAAGCAGCAACGAAAAGAAAGTATTGGCTTATTAA